The window CGTCTTTCTTCACCTTGCCGTCGGCGTCCAGGTACATGTTGGCGCTGGCCGCCGCCGGGGCGGTTTCGCGGAAGTTGATAAAGGTGTCGGTGCCGTCGGCCAGGTGGACGGTCATAAAGCCGCCGCCGCCGATGTTGCCGCAGCAGGGGTTGACCACCGCCTGGGCGTAACCGACCGCCACCGCGGCGTCAATGGCGTTGCCGCCCATTTTCAGGATGTCGACGCCGACCTGCGAGGCCAGGTGTTGCGAGGTCACCACCATGCCGTTTTGGGCTTCTACCGCCGGATTGGATGCCGCATACAGGCTGCCGCTGACCAGCAGCGCCGCCATGGTCAGGGGCTTGCTCCATTTCTGTAAAAACATAGTTATTCCTACCCTGTCAGTTTTCTTATTGTGTTGTGCTGGTCTGGCTTGCAATCTGCGGGCCAGCGTTAAAAGCGTAGCTACAGATGAGGGATTGCGCGGTAGTCAGGCTGGAAAATGTGAGCGGAAACAGGGAAATAAAGCACGGAATGTGGGCATGTCGCCCTAAAAAAGGGCAAAAAAAACCGGCCACGCGGGCCGGTTGAGTCGCTTGCAGGCTGAAATTACAGCTTGGAAGCGTTTTCGGACAGGTATTTAGCTACGCCGTCTGGTGATGCGCCCATGCCCGCTTTGCCTTTTTCCCACTGAGCCGGGCACACTTCGCCGTGTTGCTCGTGGAATTGCAGTGCGTCAACGGTACGGATCATTTCGTCGATGTTACGGCCGATTGGCAGGTCGTTAACTACCTGAGCACGTACCACACCGTCTTTGTCGATCAGGAAGGAGCCGCGCAGCGCAACGCCGGCTTCCGGGTGCTCGATGCCGTAAGCTTTCTGAATTTCACGCTTGATGTCAGCAACCATCGCGTATTTCACTTCACCGATGCCGCCGTTTTCGACAGGGGTTTTACGCCATGCGTTGTGAACGAATTCTGAGTCGAATGAAACGCCTACCACTTCAACGCCACGCTTCTGGAACTCTTCATAGCGGTGATCGAAAGCGATCAGCTCGGAAGGGCACACGAAGGTGAAGTCCATTGGCCAGAAGAACAGGACAGCTGGCTTGCCGTTCAGGTGCTTCTTCAGGTTGAAGTTTTCAACGATTTCGCCGCTGCCCAGTACGGCAGCTGCAGTGAAGTCAGGGGCTTGACGAGTTACCAGGACCATAATTACTCCTGTAATAGGTATTTAAGGGTTGATGAAAAAACTACGGGCCAGTATAGGGACCGCGACTTGCTGAATAAAGGGTAAAAGACCAATCGATGAGATAGCTTTTACCTATTAAAGTTGTTGATTAATTTTGGCAATTTTAAAAAATAACCTTTTCACGCAAAAGGGCAAGGCCCAAAAGGCATTTTCTTGCAAAGTGCTGCAATTTCAAAATGCCGGTCTTGACCTTAGAGCTTTTTGTCTTTCGCCTGCTGCATCATCTGCGGGTAAAACTGCCAGAACTGTATTTCAAGCTGATGATAGTGGCTCTCTACGTCGGCGAAAGATCCCGCCAGCGCACCGAGACGCGGCCGCCGGCTCGCCATGCCCGCCAGCACGTTGGCGATGAACGGCAGCTCGGCATAACGCTCCAGCCAGCGCTCCGGCCACAGATAGCCGTTCAGGTTCTGAAAGCGCGGCGGCGTCGCCGACAGGTGCGGCACGATCTGGCTGCGCGCTTGCTGGGTGAAGCCGTGCAGGCTGACCGAGGGCTCCAGCTGCTGCCAGTGACGCGCCAGAAAGTGGTCCCACACGACGTCGAGGGTGATCGGCGCAACGCGGCGATGTTGTTCGCTGAAGTAGTCGCGGCAGGCTTTTACCTGCGGCAGGCTGTCGGTCAGTACGTCAACGCGGCGGTGCATCATGATGCCGGCCACCACCTCGGGGGCGTACTCGCCGGCCGGATTGCCGCGCACGAAGTCCGCCAGCAGGTTGCCCAGCAGCGAGCTGTCCGCCAGCATGGCCAAATGGAGATGAGCGAGAAAATTCATCCGGCCAGTATATCTGAAGTGGCGCAAATCCTCCTTATTTCTTGCCGCTGACCGCCCACGGCTTTAGACTAGGCCGCCTGTTTTTTACCAACCAGTCCCATATTGAAGAAGTGAATACCCATGCGCGTCGCCGATTTTTCGTTTGAACTTCCCGAATCCCTGATTGCTCATTACCCACAGCCTGAACGCAGCGGTTGCCGCTTGCTGCAGCTGGACGGGCCGAGTGGGGAGCTGACGCACGGCGTATTCACCGATCTGCTGAACGAGCTGGAAGCCGGCGATCTGCTGGTGTTCAACAATACCCGGGTGATCCCGGCGCGCAT is drawn from Serratia entomophila and contains these coding sequences:
- a CDS encoding ACP phosphodiesterase; amino-acid sequence: MNFLAHLHLAMLADSSLLGNLLADFVRGNPAGEYAPEVVAGIMMHRRVDVLTDSLPQVKACRDYFSEQHRRVAPITLDVVWDHFLARHWQQLEPSVSLHGFTQQARSQIVPHLSATPPRFQNLNGYLWPERWLERYAELPFIANVLAGMASRRPRLGALAGSFADVESHYHQLEIQFWQFYPQMMQQAKDKKL
- a CDS encoding peroxiredoxin C: MVLVTRQAPDFTAAAVLGSGEIVENFNLKKHLNGKPAVLFFWPMDFTFVCPSELIAFDHRYEEFQKRGVEVVGVSFDSEFVHNAWRKTPVENGGIGEVKYAMVADIKREIQKAYGIEHPEAGVALRGSFLIDKDGVVRAQVVNDLPIGRNIDEMIRTVDALQFHEQHGEVCPAQWEKGKAGMGASPDGVAKYLSENASKL